The Hujiaoplasma nucleasis DNA window AAAATCAATCATGAAGAAACTAAGTAGTTTTTTATGGCCTAGTATTAGGCTATTAATTATACCTTATTTAATTTTTATTTTTTTAATGGTTTATCGCATAGACTATGAGATTCAAGCTCCAGGTGGTATATCCGAAGTTGATCAATTGATTCAAGTGGATTATCCTGTGGATGAAATTAAAGGTTCTTTATCTTCAACTTATATTGTATCTTTTACAAGACCTTCTATCTTTCAGTTCATCATTAGTGATTTTTCCAAATATAATCAAGTCAATATCATACCAGAAAGTTATAGACATTATACTGACAGCGAATTAAGAGATATATCCTATATGCAAAAAGTAACTAGTGTTGATGCGGCGGTTATCGTTGCTTACATTAAAGCTAGCCAGGTTAATGAAGATATTATATTTACTGAAAATTCTTATCGCTTGGTGACCTTGATTCGTGGTAAAGAAGCTTCTTTATCTAATTATAACGATATTGGCTTAGGTCATGAATTTATTTCCATGATTGGTGATGAAGATATCATCATTGAAGATTATACGAAACTTAGAAATGCTATGTCGGATGATCAATGGTATACTTTTAATTTCAAGGGAGAAGAAGTCTATCAAGTTCAATTAAGAAAAGTTGATATTGAAGAAAATTATTTATTGTTTAGCAATTATTATTTGGTAGATCAAGCTGATATATATCCTAAATATATTGAAAAAGATTCAAATATTGGTGGTCCATCAGGGGGATTACTACAAACCTTATCCATCTATAATATGTTGGTAAAAGAAGATATTACAAAGGGATATAAGATTGCTGGTACTGGGACCATTCGTTATGATGGAACTGTTGGTTATGTAGGCGGTATTAAACAAAAAATAGCGACGGCTTATGTCAATAAAGTGGACATGTTTTTTATTCCTGCTATTGATGAAAGATATAGTTCACATAACTACTTAGAAGCTTTAGCTGCATGTGAAGAATACGGTATTGACCCAGAAGGTTGGTTAATTCCTGTAGCCTCTATTGATGAAGCCATAGTCTATCTAGAAGGACTTGATAATCATGAATAAATATTTTACTTTATGGAAGTCACTAAAAGAAGAAGTTGGTAAAGAACTTATTTTTGAAGCTTTATTGGCTAGCATTTTTTACTCCTTATTGGTTTTCTTTCCAGCTGTATTAATGATGATTCAAGTTATTTCGATGTATTATCATCGACTTAATTTCTTGGTCATGGTTTTAGGTCTTGTGGTTATCCTTATATCTATGTTACAATTGTGGTTGTGGAAAAAGTCTTTGTTTTTAAATCACAATGGTATTACCACAGATGTCAGAAAATTGTTTAGAATTCAATTTGTGATTCACGCTGTACTTATATTGATTATCGCTTTATTGTTTGTTTTTGTTTTTATTCCAATAATGCAAATTTAGGAGCTAGCTATACAAAAATCAAGTAAAAATTATAAATAATTAAAATTATGATATTTGAACATACTTAAAAAAGGTTAAAGAACCCTAAGTTAAATAATGGGTGATTAATTATAAGAGATCGTTATAAAAAGTATCTGTTTTAAGAATTTTGTAAATAGAATGAACCATGTTTTTGGCTATAGCGAAAATGATTGTTGAGTGATGTTTATTGCCTTTAGTCATCATATGAATGTATTTGCGTTTAAACTTATTATCTCTAGTTTTAGGACTAACACAAGCGATCCTAGCGGCACTATAGATGGCAGTTCGCAAATATTTACTACCACGTTTAGAAATTCGAGTACGTTTACGTTTGTATTTTCCGGATTCATGAACAATAGGTTCAATACCGAAAAGAGATGTATATTTGTGTTTGTCAGTGAACCTGCTAATATCGCCTGTTTCGCCTAGAATAGTCGCTCCATTAATAGGACCGATACCTGGGACTGATAATATTTTTGGATAAAGAGTCATATGTTGTGAAATAAGTTTCTTTAGTATTTCATTTTGAGAATTAAAATGAATGATATTAGAGACACAAATTTAATTAGATAAGCATTTAAGTTATTTGGATTTCCTATTGAGTTTTTCGCGATATATTTAATGAGTTTAGCTTGTTCAACGTGATTTGATCGACTACAATTCTTTGAGCTAAAGATTCAATATGAAGACCTTTATAATCGCTTGGTAAGGGAAAATCATAAAGTAGATCTAAAGTCCATTTAGAGAAGGGTTTAAAGTGTTTAAGAAACTCAGGGAAGAACATTTGAAGTAATCTTTTAAGTTCACCCTTAGCTTTAGTAATGATTTGATTATTAGAATTATAATCTCTAGATAATTGTTTTAACTCAACTAAATGATATAATGGTGGTGTATAGGGATGGAGCCTATTCAGGTTATACATAAGGTGCCTACACACTGCTATAGCGTCAATTTTGTCAGTCTTGGTCATGCGAGGACGCCGACTTACGACTGAGAGAAACTAACATTGGGTTAGTACAATATACAGTGTAGCCTTTTGATATTAGATAATCGCGCAGATTATTATGATAAATACCTGTGGCTTCCATTCCTATACGAATATCGTTAACCGACTTCGTACAGGATTGAATGACTGTATGAAGTTTTTTAAATCCAAAATGATTATTTTGAATAATAAAGTGATCATAAATAATTTCACCCAAATCATTTATGATGATGATATCGTGTTTATCCATTGCGATATCAATGCCAATGAAAATCAAAATAAAAACCTCCTTGTTTGAAATATTCAAACGTTATGAAACCACAAACAAATATAAATGTAACCTTGTAAATACACACTCGAAGTGTAACTAGCTAATTCACATTTATCATATAAGTTGTGGTTGTACCCTCCTAAACACACTCGAAGTGTAAGGAACGTATGACACACTCCACAACGTTTGTAACTTCATTATAGGAGATTAAATAAATTATTTAAATACATTTTATGAACAAAAGAGAAAGGAGAAGTATAGTTAAATTATCTTAATTTAATTATACAAGGACTTATGAAGAAATGGATTGCTTTAATGGGTGCTTTATTAGCCCTTGACCAAATCAGTAAATACTTGGTGGCTACTTATGAAGTAAGTCAACCTATTATTCAAGATTTTTTGCATATTACTTATGTTAGAAATTTAGGTATGGTATTTGGTTTCTTTCAAGGTATTACTGCTACCTATACAGTTTTACTTGCTATATTTGCTTTGATTGCTTTTTCCATATTTGCATATTTGTTTAGTAAAATTGATTTTTCAGATAAAAGAACTATTCTTTTATCTTTAGCTTTATCGCTCTTAATTGCTGGTACTTTAGGTAATGCTATTGATAGATTATTTCAACCAGATCATGGAGTCATTGATTTTATAGACTTTAGGGGTTTAGGTGATTTATGGACCTATGTATTTAATTTTGCGGATGTTTATTTAAATGTAGGTTTGGTCTTGTTTTTTATAGATATATTCTTTTTAGAAAAGAAAAGGGTTGAAAGTCATGTCTGATCTTTTTAAAAGTATTATTGTTGATCAAGAACATCAAAAAGAACGTTTAGATAAGTTTTTATCTAATCAATTTGATGATTTATCTAGAACGATAATTCAAAACCTAATAGAAGAAGATGATGTTTTAGTTAATCAAAAATCAGTCAAGTCTTCTTATAAATTAAAAGTCAATGATTTAATTGAAATATTTGAGTTTTCTTTACCTTCTAAAGATATTCTTCCATCAAATATTCCTTTAGATATTGTCTATGAAGATGATGATGTTTTGGTAGTTAATAAGGTTTCAGGTATGGTAGTGCATCCTGCACCAGGACATTATAGTGATACATTAGTGAATGCCTTAATGTATCATATTGATTCTTTATCCGATGGTTCTCAAGCCTCTAGACCTGGTATTATTCATAGGATTGATAAAGATACCAGTGGTTTATTAATGGTTGCGAAAAATAACTATGCTCATGAAATACTAGCTAAAGAATTACAAGAAAAAAAGACTAAAAGGGAATATATCGCTTTAGTCTCTGGAGTTATAAAAAACAAAAAAGGTTTAATTAATGCGCCAGTGGGAAGAGATCCTTCTAATAGATTAAGGATGAATGTTGTAGCTTCTGGAAAAAACGCAGTGACTCATTTTGAAGTTTTAGAACAATTTAAAGATTGTACATTAATTGAGTGTCGATTAGAAACAGGTAGAACTCATCAAATTAGGGTTCATATGAAATATATTAATCACCCCTTAGTTAATGATGAATTATATGGGGAGAAAATTGATGATTTTGGCCAGTATCTCCATGCTAAAACGCTTGGATTCACTCATCCTAGGACCAAGGTTTGGATGGAATTTGATTCTGAACTACCTATTGAATTTAAAAACTATATAGAAAAATTAAGGGATTAGTTATTGAACTAATCCCATATTTTTTTTGAATTTTTAAAGTTTACTTTGGCTATTTGAGTAAAGATATCTTTACCATGCTTTAAGTAGATGACTTTGCCAATAGCATCAACTTGTGGGCCAGCACCCTTAGGCAATACTATATTAATTTTATCTGAAAGTTTATCCATTTCTTTGAGAAAAGTATAGCGTGCAATAATTGCGGCTACGGCAATGGATTGATGTAAGGATTCTGCTTTTTCAACTAAGGTCGTATGACGAACCATGTCTTGTTCTTGTAAATATTGTATGTAGTTTTTTTCACTGCAAAATTGATCCACAATAATCATATCATATTGATTGTTCTTTTGTATAAGCTTTTTAATAGCGTGATTATGAAGATAGGCTTTGATTTTGTTTAAGTTGTAACCTTGTTTAGTCAACTCATTGAATTTTTGATTGTTTAAGACCAAACAATGATGAGGAATAGTATTGATTAAATCAGGGCCAATATTCAAGATAACATCGTCAGAAATATTTTTGCTATCTTGAATGTTAAACTGACTCAAGAATGGATAGTTATGTGGTCCGACCAAAGCAGCTGCTACAACGACAGGTCCAAAATAATCACCAGTCCCTACTTCATCAGATCCAATAATTGTTTTTTTATAATATTCATTCATATAAGATGTATGAGATATGGGTTTAGGTATTTCCAATGTTTTACCTGTAAGTTCAGCCCATTGATTATACTCTTTTTCAGCATCTTCACCCTGGAATAATACCTTGTTGGAATTATAAACACTGATTGTGAAATACTCTGTTTTAAAATAGTGTTTGATATGGTCACTAGGTGCTTTTCCTTCATAAGGATGATAATAATCAACGAGTTTTTTTATATATTTATCATTTAATTCTAATACAGTTTTCATTTAAGTCAACTCCTCTTTTTATTTTAACATAATTTATGTTAAAATAGAATAGTGGAGTGTGACAATGATTGCGGATATACATAAACTAGAATTTGACAAAATAAAAGAAATCTTAGAGACTTATGCAAAGACTGATTTAGGAAAATCAGTTGTTTTAGATTTAATGCCTATGAACAATCAAATAGCCATTGAAAAGGCATTGTTAGAAGTCGAACAAGCCAAAATTATGACTTTAAGATTAGATCAAACACCATTAACTGGTGTATTAAATATTGAGGGTCTTATTAGGAAAGCATCTATTCAATCTGTATTAAGTATTGAAGAATTTGTGAAAATTATATCTCATCAAGAAGCGATAGCTAGAACCAATCAATATATTAAGAAAATCAATTTATTGGATATATATTATGAAGATTTAAAAGTATATTATGAAGGGTTAGAGAACTTATCTGAATTAAAAATCAAAATAGAAAAAGTGATTGATCCAAAAGGTGAAGTATATGATCATGCTTCTCAAAAACTTAGCAAAATTAGAAAGCAGATTAAGATTAGTGAAGATAAAATTAATAACTTAATGAATCATTTATTAAGGTCTGAAGCTAGTAAGTTATCGGATAGTATCATTACGATAAGAAATAACCGACTTGTATTGCCTGTTAGGGCAGAATATAAGAATAGTTTTAAAGGTGTTATTCATGATCAGTCCGCTAGTAAAGAAACTGTTTTTATGGAACCTATGGGTTGTTTTACGTTAAATAATGAATTGCAGTCTCTTATTTTAGATGAAGAGAACGAGATTGAAGCTATTTTAAGAGCCTTAACTCTAGAGGTCGCTGAAAAAGTTGATGCATTAAAAAGTAATTTAGAAATTTTTACTTATTTGGATTTGGTTTTTGCTAAAGCAAAATATGCTTGTGATTTTGAAATGACTCGTCCTAAAATTTCTGGAAAAATTAAATTATTAAATGCTAGGCATCCTTTAATTGACCCCAAGGAAGTTGTGGGTAATCATATTCAATTTAATGATTATAGACACATTATCATTACTGGACCAAACACAGGTGGGAAAACGGTAGCTTTAAAAACCCTAGGCTTATTATCACTTATGGTTCAAGCCGGCATGTTAATTCCTGTTAATGATGGGTCTGAAACACTTATTTTTAAGCATATATTTGCGGATATTGGCGATGAACAGTCTATAGAGCAATCATTATCAACCTTTTCTTCACACATAGGTAATATTATTAGAATTTTTAATAAATTGGATGATAAGTCTTTAGTATTGCTTGATGAAATCGGTTCTGGTACTGACCCTAAAGAAGGAGCTTCATTAGCAATTTCAATGATGAATTTTATAAGAAAGCATAATATTTATTCTATGGTAACCACCCATTACCCTGAGCTGAAAACTTATGCTTATCACTTGGATGATACCATTAATGCTTCTGTTGAGTTTGATTTAAACAGTTTAAAACCAACTTATAAATTAAGAATCGGTACTCCTGGAGAATCTAATGCTATTAAAATTGCTAGAAGGCTAGGTTTACATGAGGAAATTTGCCAAGAAGCAGAGAGTGTATCAATTTCATTTGATAATGATGTATCTTCTTTGGTAAGAAAATTAGAGAAACAATCTTTAGATCTAGACCAACAAATCGATGATTATAAGGAAAAACAAGAGAATCTTGAAATTCAGATTATGGAACTTGATCAAGAAAAACAGAAGATGATTCAAAAACAAAATCAAGTATTACATAAATATGCTTTAGAAAATGAAGAGAAGCAAAAATTAGCTTTAGAAAAAGTTGACCAACTCATTAAAGAATTAGATGACTTAAGAAATAAAGCAGAATTTAAAGAACATAAATTGGCTGAAATAAAATATGAAAGAAGTCAGTTAAAACAGAAAGAACCTGTTTATGAAAAAACTACAAACCGTAAAATTTCAGTTGGTGATAGGGTTCATGTTCTTCCTTACCAAAGGCAAGGGGTAGTCAACAAACATTTAAAAGATGATGAATTTGAGGTGCAGATGGGTGTCTTAACCATCAATGCTAAAGAAGAGGACCTCGAATATATAGGTAAAGCCAAGAAAGAGAAAACTGTAAGCAAACAAAAGCCTATGCCGACGAAATCAATTAAAGTAGAGTTAGACTTACATGGAAAAAGATATTTGGACGCCATGGATGAACTCGATAAATTTGTTGATGATTGCTTATTGAATAATTTGGAGTTTGCATATATTATCCATGGTATTGGTACCATGGCGCTTAAGAAAGGTGTTGAAAAATACGCCAAAAGAAATCCACAAATTAAGTCTTTTAGACCTGGTGGGGAAAATGAAGGTGGACAAGGTGTCACCATTATATATTTTAAATAGATTGGAGGCAAATGATGAGCAACTTAGAACATGGCTTATTAATTATTGATAAAGATAAAAATATTACATCACATGATGTAGTAGATATAGCTAGAAAATCCTTAAAAACTAGGCGTATTGGCCATATTGGAACCTTGGATCCTCACGCTACAGGAGTATTGGTTTTGTGTGTTAATAAAGCAACCAAACTTGTTAAGTTTTTTACAGAAAATAATAAGACTTATGAAGCTGAAATAATTATTGGTCAAGCTACTGATTCTGATGATATCACTGGTAAAGTTATTGAAGAAAAAGACGCAAGTCACTTACAAGAAATAGTAGTTTTGGATAATCTAATGTCTTTTTTAGGAGAGTCCTTACAAACACCACCTAAATTTTCTGCTATTAAAATGAATGGTTTAAAATTATATGAACTCGCCAGACAAAACAAGGATATCCGTCATATAGAACCCAGAAAAATAAATATTTATGAAATCAAGGATTTTAAAGTGTTGGAAAAAGGAAAACTATTTAAGTTTCAAGTGACATTAAGGGTATCTAAGGGTACCTATATAAGGTCAATCGCTAGAGATTTAGGTGAAAAGTTAGGGCTATGTGGTACTTTAGGAAATTTAAGAAGAACTGCCATTGAGTCTTTTAATATTAAAGACGCATATAGTATTGAACAATTAAAATTATCCGATGTGACTTTGATAGACCCTTTTAAATATCTAGATATGCAAAAACTGGTCGTCGATGAAAGAGCCAAATCTTATATTGAAAACGGACGTTTTTTAGATTTAGATTTATTTAAAGAAAAAACGGAAACGATTATTTATTCTAATGAAGGCCAAGTACTGGCTATATACTACTATGATAAGGAAAAAGACGTAATGAGAATGTCGGTGAAATGGTGCTAGAAATTAAATATATTGATCATCATGATCAAATTGAAGATCTTGGACATATTGCTGTGTTGGGCTTTTTTGATGGATTACATATTGCCCACCAAGCGTTAATAAATAAAGGTTTAGAACTAAAGAAAAAAACTGGAAAG harbors:
- a CDS encoding S16 family serine protease — translated: MKKLSSFLWPSIRLLIIPYLIFIFLMVYRIDYEIQAPGGISEVDQLIQVDYPVDEIKGSLSSTYIVSFTRPSIFQFIISDFSKYNQVNIIPESYRHYTDSELRDISYMQKVTSVDAAVIVAYIKASQVNEDIIFTENSYRLVTLIRGKEASLSNYNDIGLGHEFISMIGDEDIIIEDYTKLRNAMSDDQWYTFNFKGEEVYQVQLRKVDIEENYLLFSNYYLVDQADIYPKYIEKDSNIGGPSGGLLQTLSIYNMLVKEDITKGYKIAGTGTIRYDGTVGYVGGIKQKIATAYVNKVDMFFIPAIDERYSSHNYLEALAACEEYGIDPEGWLIPVASIDEAIVYLEGLDNHE
- a CDS encoding IS110 family transposase, whose translation is MTLYPKILSVPGIGPINGATILGETGDISRFTDKHKYTSLFGIEPIVHESGKYKRKRTRISKRGSKYLRTAIYSAARIACVSPKTRDNKFKRKYIHMMTKGNKHHSTIIFAIAKNMVHSIYKILKTDTFYNDLL
- a CDS encoding IS110 family transposase; protein product: MIFIGIDIAMDKHDIIIINDLGEIIYDHFIIQNNHFGFKKLHTVIQSCTKSVNDIRIGMEATGIYHNNLRDYLISKGYTVYCTNPMLVSLSRKSASSHDQD
- the lspA gene encoding signal peptidase II encodes the protein MKKWIALMGALLALDQISKYLVATYEVSQPIIQDFLHITYVRNLGMVFGFFQGITATYTVLLAIFALIAFSIFAYLFSKIDFSDKRTILLSLALSLLIAGTLGNAIDRLFQPDHGVIDFIDFRGLGDLWTYVFNFADVYLNVGLVLFFIDIFFLEKKRVESHV
- a CDS encoding RluA family pseudouridine synthase, coding for MSDLFKSIIVDQEHQKERLDKFLSNQFDDLSRTIIQNLIEEDDVLVNQKSVKSSYKLKVNDLIEIFEFSLPSKDILPSNIPLDIVYEDDDVLVVNKVSGMVVHPAPGHYSDTLVNALMYHIDSLSDGSQASRPGIIHRIDKDTSGLLMVAKNNYAHEILAKELQEKKTKREYIALVSGVIKNKKGLINAPVGRDPSNRLRMNVVASGKNAVTHFEVLEQFKDCTLIECRLETGRTHQIRVHMKYINHPLVNDELYGEKIDDFGQYLHAKTLGFTHPRTKVWMEFDSELPIEFKNYIEKLRD
- the rnhC gene encoding ribonuclease HIII; the encoded protein is MKTVLELNDKYIKKLVDYYHPYEGKAPSDHIKHYFKTEYFTISVYNSNKVLFQGEDAEKEYNQWAELTGKTLEIPKPISHTSYMNEYYKKTIIGSDEVGTGDYFGPVVVAAALVGPHNYPFLSQFNIQDSKNISDDVILNIGPDLINTIPHHCLVLNNQKFNELTKQGYNLNKIKAYLHNHAIKKLIQKNNQYDMIIVDQFCSEKNYIQYLQEQDMVRHTTLVEKAESLHQSIAVAAIIARYTFLKEMDKLSDKINIVLPKGAGPQVDAIGKVIYLKHGKDIFTQIAKVNFKNSKKIWD
- a CDS encoding endonuclease MutS2 produces the protein MIADIHKLEFDKIKEILETYAKTDLGKSVVLDLMPMNNQIAIEKALLEVEQAKIMTLRLDQTPLTGVLNIEGLIRKASIQSVLSIEEFVKIISHQEAIARTNQYIKKINLLDIYYEDLKVYYEGLENLSELKIKIEKVIDPKGEVYDHASQKLSKIRKQIKISEDKINNLMNHLLRSEASKLSDSIITIRNNRLVLPVRAEYKNSFKGVIHDQSASKETVFMEPMGCFTLNNELQSLILDEENEIEAILRALTLEVAEKVDALKSNLEIFTYLDLVFAKAKYACDFEMTRPKISGKIKLLNARHPLIDPKEVVGNHIQFNDYRHIIITGPNTGGKTVALKTLGLLSLMVQAGMLIPVNDGSETLIFKHIFADIGDEQSIEQSLSTFSSHIGNIIRIFNKLDDKSLVLLDEIGSGTDPKEGASLAISMMNFIRKHNIYSMVTTHYPELKTYAYHLDDTINASVEFDLNSLKPTYKLRIGTPGESNAIKIARRLGLHEEICQEAESVSISFDNDVSSLVRKLEKQSLDLDQQIDDYKEKQENLEIQIMELDQEKQKMIQKQNQVLHKYALENEEKQKLALEKVDQLIKELDDLRNKAEFKEHKLAEIKYERSQLKQKEPVYEKTTNRKISVGDRVHVLPYQRQGVVNKHLKDDEFEVQMGVLTINAKEEDLEYIGKAKKEKTVSKQKPMPTKSIKVELDLHGKRYLDAMDELDKFVDDCLLNNLEFAYIIHGIGTMALKKGVEKYAKRNPQIKSFRPGGENEGGQGVTIIYFK
- the truB gene encoding tRNA pseudouridine(55) synthase TruB, which produces MSNLEHGLLIIDKDKNITSHDVVDIARKSLKTRRIGHIGTLDPHATGVLVLCVNKATKLVKFFTENNKTYEAEIIIGQATDSDDITGKVIEEKDASHLQEIVVLDNLMSFLGESLQTPPKFSAIKMNGLKLYELARQNKDIRHIEPRKINIYEIKDFKVLEKGKLFKFQVTLRVSKGTYIRSIARDLGEKLGLCGTLGNLRRTAIESFNIKDAYSIEQLKLSDVTLIDPFKYLDMQKLVVDERAKSYIENGRFLDLDLFKEKTETIIYSNEGQVLAIYYYDKEKDVMRMSVKWC